One part of the Anaeromyxobacter sp. Fw109-5 genome encodes these proteins:
- the hutH gene encoding histidine ammonia-lyase has translation MPGGRSKRRAGVRRAPTSPARGRSSPPQAPRRGRSPHVPGQGRDPGIGKAHMSHGANGKEIRTHVLLDGDTLTLEEVEAVALGRARAELSPGARERVRRSRALVEARLEDGEPHYGINTGFGTLAEVRIDRPDLERLQRNLVLSHAAGVGAPLPLAEARALMLLRANVLAKGVSGIREETLDLLLALLERGVIPVVPERGSVGASGDLAPLAHLALLLIGEGEAFLLAGGRDDAAPPRPPLAPGQPHPAAPALAAGGRDDAAPPRPPLAPGQPHPAAPALAAEHHRLAAERLPSREALRRVGLAQVVLQPKEGLALVNGTQAMAAVGTLTLLRAERLAALADLAGAMTLEGLLGSHRPFAAEIQAVRGQPGQIAAAARLRDLLSASELNASHQGPGCHKVQDPYSLRCMPQVHGAARDGIAFCRATLGREVNAATDNPLVFPDTGEIVSGGNFHGQPVALALDVLAISASHLAAISERRVEQLVNPSLSGLPPFLAPRHGLNSGFMIAQVTSAALVSENKVLCHPASVDSIPSSAGREDHVSMGMTAALKARQVVENVRTCLAIELLVAAQALDLRAPLRPAAKVAEAHRRIREAVPRLDEDRELHRDIEAVCRLVDGGRLDV, from the coding sequence ATGCCCGGTGGCCGGAGCAAGAGGCGCGCCGGTGTGCGACGCGCTCCCACCTCCCCGGCGCGCGGTCGGAGCTCTCCTCCTCAGGCGCCTCGCAGGGGGCGTTCGCCGCACGTCCCGGGACAAGGCCGAGACCCGGGTATAGGGAAGGCGCACATGAGCCACGGCGCGAATGGCAAGGAGATCCGGACCCACGTCCTCCTCGACGGCGACACCCTCACGCTGGAGGAGGTCGAGGCGGTGGCGCTGGGGCGCGCGCGGGCGGAGCTCTCCCCCGGCGCGCGCGAGCGGGTGCGGCGGTCGCGGGCGCTCGTCGAGGCGCGCCTCGAGGACGGCGAGCCGCACTACGGCATCAACACCGGGTTCGGCACGCTCGCGGAGGTGCGCATCGACCGCCCCGACCTCGAGCGGCTGCAGCGCAACCTCGTCCTCTCCCACGCCGCGGGGGTCGGCGCGCCGCTCCCGCTCGCCGAGGCGCGCGCCCTCATGCTGCTCCGCGCGAACGTGCTCGCGAAGGGGGTCTCGGGAATCCGGGAGGAGACCCTGGACCTCCTGCTCGCGCTCCTCGAGCGCGGGGTGATCCCCGTCGTGCCGGAGCGTGGCTCCGTAGGCGCGTCCGGCGACCTCGCCCCCCTCGCCCATCTCGCCCTCCTGCTGATCGGCGAGGGGGAGGCCTTTCTTCTTGCTGGGGGGCGCGATGATGCTGCGCCCCCCAGGCCCCCCCTCGCTCCGGGGCAGCCTCATCCGGCTGCCCCTGCGCTCGCCGCTGGGGGGCGCGATGATGCTGCGCCCCCCAGGCCCCCCCTCGCTCCGGGGCAGCCTCATCCGGCTGCCCCTGCGCTCGCCGCCGAGCACCACCGCCTCGCCGCGGAGCGCTTGCCCTCGCGGGAGGCGCTTCGCCGCGTGGGACTCGCACAGGTCGTGCTGCAGCCGAAGGAGGGGCTGGCGCTCGTCAACGGGACGCAGGCGATGGCGGCAGTCGGGACGCTCACGCTGCTCCGAGCCGAGCGGCTCGCCGCGCTCGCCGACCTCGCCGGCGCGATGACGCTCGAGGGGCTCCTCGGCTCGCACCGCCCGTTCGCCGCGGAGATCCAGGCCGTCCGCGGCCAGCCCGGCCAGATCGCGGCGGCGGCGCGCCTGCGCGACCTGCTCTCGGCGTCGGAGCTGAACGCCTCGCACCAGGGGCCCGGATGCCACAAGGTGCAGGACCCCTACTCGCTCCGCTGCATGCCCCAGGTCCACGGCGCCGCCCGGGACGGGATCGCCTTCTGCCGGGCCACCCTGGGCCGCGAGGTGAACGCGGCCACGGACAACCCGCTCGTCTTCCCGGATACCGGCGAGATCGTGTCGGGCGGCAACTTCCACGGCCAGCCGGTGGCGCTCGCGCTGGACGTCCTCGCGATCTCCGCGTCGCACCTCGCGGCCATCTCGGAGCGGCGCGTCGAGCAGCTCGTGAACCCGTCGCTCTCGGGGCTGCCGCCGTTCCTGGCGCCGCGCCATGGCCTCAACTCTGGGTTCATGATCGCGCAGGTGACGAGCGCGGCGCTGGTCTCCGAGAACAAGGTCCTCTGCCACCCCGCCTCGGTGGACTCCATCCCGTCCTCGGCGGGGCGGGAGGATCACGTGTCGATGGGCATGACCGCGGCGCTCAAGGCGCGGCAGGTGGTCGAGAACGTCCGCACCTGCCTCGCCATCGAGCTGCTCGTGGCGGCCCAGGCGCTCGATCTCCGCGCCCCGCTGCGCCCCGCGGCGAAGGTCGCCGAGGCGCACCGGCGGATCCGCGAGGCCGTTCCGCGCCTCGACGAGGACCGCGAGCTGCACCGCGACATC
- a CDS encoding helix-hairpin-helix domain-containing protein produces the protein MAHRLALLLVLLAALSAAPLREILETPAAPGSCALSGRGAYPRHWLGCAADPAPERPLASDERLALGLPVDPNRATARELAFVPGLSRRLAAEVVADRTRNGPFPDVESLLRVRGIGPKRLARARPALALEP, from the coding sequence ATGGCGCACCGGCTGGCCCTGCTCCTCGTGCTGCTCGCGGCGCTCTCGGCTGCGCCGCTGCGCGAGATCCTGGAGACGCCCGCGGCACCGGGCTCATGCGCGCTCTCCGGACGCGGAGCGTACCCTCGTCACTGGCTCGGCTGCGCCGCGGACCCCGCGCCGGAGCGGCCGCTCGCCTCGGACGAGCGGCTCGCGCTCGGGCTTCCGGTGGACCCGAACCGCGCCACTGCGCGCGAGCTCGCCTTCGTCCCCGGGCTGTCGCGGCGACTCGCCGCCGAGGTGGTCGCGGACCGCACGCGCAACGGGCCGTTCCCCGACGTCGAGTCGCTCCTGCGCGTGCGGGGGATCGGCCCGAAGCGGCTCGCCCGGGCGCGGCCCGCCCTGGCGCTGGAGCCGTAG
- a CDS encoding zinc-ribbon domain-containing protein, producing MNIRCERCSTLYELDEALLAPEGSSVQCTRCDHVFTARPPAQSEGQGAPLAVAEVRARDDVAAAPPPSRDEPEDVPPSPPRAPLAEGAGTREPRTARASTPSVYRPTPGPGAGVRAHPVLRRDTVGAFESRLRWSARLRWLVPAIAVGALLVSAAGWLLLRGRVDPGAASAQAEALALLALDDEGSLERAVARLDDALRLEPGLRSAAADRALVQVAQASALRERSQAVAAEHAAGQAERERVLREQAPGWEAAERAMAAKAAALDSESVALEQRARALVASAREALGPLATELKDASAVVRARAAMHAAAGERDEALALASAGGSPGERDPWLDLVDAAVDAADAQRPAQERAAVKLAALTARTPALLRARQLLARVQAALGRPEEAGATLDRLLAANPRHEGARAVRAALSARAAAAGALAPEGNLSPLPRKPIAQRAPGTVPGAPASGSTTAAAPVPDPAGAGGGASAVGGAASAPVGTAASTSRGPAQSGLAPASIPEVAPASAMPQIAPPEVPESGRRPSREPAVYDEPIGGG from the coding sequence TTGAACATCCGCTGTGAACGCTGCTCGACCCTGTACGAGCTCGACGAGGCGCTGCTCGCGCCCGAGGGCTCGTCGGTGCAGTGCACTCGTTGCGATCACGTGTTCACCGCGCGGCCTCCCGCCCAAAGTGAGGGCCAAGGAGCGCCGCTCGCCGTTGCCGAGGTCCGCGCTCGCGACGACGTCGCCGCCGCTCCGCCTCCCTCGCGCGACGAGCCGGAGGACGTCCCTCCCTCTCCGCCGCGCGCTCCGCTCGCGGAGGGCGCGGGGACCCGCGAGCCGCGCACCGCGCGCGCCTCGACGCCGTCCGTCTATCGCCCCACCCCGGGTCCGGGCGCGGGCGTGCGCGCCCACCCGGTGCTGCGCCGCGACACCGTCGGCGCGTTCGAGTCCCGGCTCCGCTGGAGCGCGCGGTTGCGCTGGCTCGTTCCGGCCATCGCGGTCGGGGCGCTGCTCGTGAGCGCGGCCGGCTGGTTGCTGCTCCGCGGTCGCGTCGATCCCGGCGCGGCGAGCGCGCAGGCGGAGGCGCTCGCGCTCCTCGCCCTCGACGACGAGGGCAGCCTCGAGCGCGCCGTGGCGCGCCTCGACGACGCGCTCCGGCTCGAGCCGGGGCTCCGCTCCGCCGCCGCCGATCGCGCGCTCGTGCAGGTCGCGCAGGCGAGCGCGCTGCGCGAGCGATCGCAGGCCGTCGCCGCGGAGCACGCCGCCGGTCAGGCCGAGCGCGAGCGGGTCCTGCGCGAGCAGGCCCCGGGGTGGGAAGCCGCGGAGCGCGCCATGGCGGCGAAGGCGGCGGCCCTCGACTCCGAGTCCGTCGCCCTGGAGCAGCGCGCGCGGGCCCTGGTCGCCTCCGCCCGAGAGGCGCTGGGGCCGCTCGCGACCGAGCTGAAGGACGCCTCCGCCGTCGTGCGGGCCCGCGCGGCCATGCACGCCGCCGCGGGCGAGCGCGACGAGGCGCTGGCGCTCGCGAGCGCCGGCGGCTCGCCGGGCGAGCGCGACCCGTGGCTGGACCTCGTGGACGCGGCCGTCGACGCAGCGGACGCGCAGCGGCCGGCCCAGGAGCGGGCGGCCGTGAAGCTCGCCGCGCTCACGGCGCGGACCCCCGCGCTCCTCCGCGCCCGCCAGCTGCTCGCCCGCGTCCAGGCCGCGCTCGGAAGACCGGAGGAGGCCGGCGCGACGCTCGACCGCCTGCTCGCCGCGAACCCGCGCCACGAGGGTGCCAGGGCTGTGCGCGCGGCGCTCTCCGCCCGCGCCGCGGCGGCGGGCGCCCTGGCGCCGGAAGGGAACCTCTCGCCACTTCCGAGGAAGCCGATTGCCCAGCGCGCGCCCGGCACTGTCCCTGGAGCGCCCGCCTCGGGGTCCACCACCGCCGCTGCGCCGGTGCCGGATCCGGCCGGCGCCGGAGGCGGAGCGTCAGCCGTGGGTGGCGCGGCCAGTGCCCCCGTGGGCACCGCCGCCTCGACCTCCCGGGGTCCCGCGCAGAGCGGGCTCGCTCCGGCGAGCATCCCGGAGGTCGCTCCGGCCTCCGCGATGCCGCAGATCGCGCCCCCGGAGGTGCCGGAGAGCGGACGCCGACCCTCCCGCGAGCCGGCCGTCTACGACGAGCCGATCGGCGGCGGGTAG